The following proteins come from a genomic window of Miscanthus floridulus cultivar M001 chromosome 2, ASM1932011v1, whole genome shotgun sequence:
- the LOC136539808 gene encoding cytochrome P450 709B2-like: MVVAVQLAALLALLLALWRLAWRPHAVARSFARQGVRGPPYTFLAGSLPEAKRLLMAGRRGVAPLDAACHDIMPVLLPQFHRWVADYGRTFLFWIGPIPALFSTDLQLIKQVLTDRTGLYQKDFMIPVLKFLFGNGVILINGDDWKRHRKVVLPAFNHETIKSMSAVTAEVTKQMMQRWREQIHQSGDKESAEIDMIHAFNDLTAKVNGRVAFGTSHREVEEVIVLMREMQKLATAATLDAPILWYLPTRRNLHVRRLNKQLRSKIMSIMQARLAAHGAKCGGRGNGGGGDLLGLLLEAWTPQQQQHGNNGETLTTDEVIDECKTFFAAGQETTATLLVWAMFLLAVHPKWQHKVREEVVREFSTGDGDGEVPHADVLAKLKLLYMVLLETSRLYPPIVYIQRRAASDAVLGGINVPQGTVISIPIAMLHRDKQVWGPDADEFNPMRFEHGLTKAAKDPKGLLAFSLGPRVCTGQSFGIVEVQVVMAMILGRFSFSLSPDYVHKPKYLLSLTPKLGMPLIVRNVDG, from the exons GAAGCGGCTGCTGATGGCCGGCCGGAGAGGGGTGGCGCCCCTGGACGCCGCCTGCCACGACATCATGCCCGTCCTCCTGCCGCAGTTCCACAGATGGGTCGCTGACTATG GGAGAACGTTTCTGTTCTGGATCGGGCCGATTCCCGCTCTCTTCTCCACTGATCTACAGCTGATTAAGCAAGTGCTGACGGACAGGACGGGCCTGTATCAGAAGGACTTCATGATCCCCGTGCTCAAGTTCCTCTTCGGCAACGGTGTCATACTGATAAACGGAGACGATTGGAAGCGGCACCGCAAAGTGGTCCTCCCCGCGTTCAACCATGAGACGATCAAG AGCATGTCGGCGGTGACGGCAGAGGTAACCAAGCAGATGATGCAGCGATGGCGCGAGCAGATTCACCAAAGCGGCGACAAGGAATCAGCCGAGATAGACATGATCCACGCCTTCAACGACCTGACCGCCAAGGTCAACGGCCGCGTCGCCTTTGGCACGAGCCACCGGGAGGTCGAGGAGGTCATCGTCTTGATGCGGGAGATGCAGAAGCTCGCCACTGCGGCAACGCTGGATGCTCCAATACTCTG GTATCTGCCAACTCGGCGTAACCTGCACGTCCGGCGTCTGAACAAACAGCTGAGAAGCAAGATCATGTCCATCATGCAGGCGCGGCTGGCCGCCCACGGAGCCAAGTGTGGTGGGCGCGGCAATGGCGGCGGGGGCGACCTACTCGGGCTGTTGCTAGAGGCGTGgacaccgcagcagcagcagcatggcaACAACGGCGAGACGCTGACAACCGACGAGGTGATCGACGAGTGCAAGACCTTCTTCGCCGCGGGGCAGGAGACCACGGCCACCCTCCTCGTCTGGGCCATGTTCCTGCTCGCCGTGCACCCGAAGTGGCAGCACAAAGTCAGGGAGGAGGTTGTCCGGGAATTCTccaccggcgacggcgacggcgaggtccCCCACGCCGATGTTCTCGCCAAGCTCAAGCTG ctatACATGGTGTTGCTGGAGACGTCGCGCCTCTACCCTCCCATCGTGTACATACAGCGGAGAGCTGCATCGGACGCCGTCCTTGGAGGCATCAATGTGCCCCAGGGCACCGTCATCTCGATCCCCATCGCCATGCTGCACCGGGACAAGCAGGTCTGGGGCCCCGACGCCGACGAGTTCAACCCCATGAGGTTCGAGCATGGCCTCACAAAGGCCGCTAAGGATCCCAAGGGGCTGCTGGCTTTCTCCCTGGGCCCGAGAGTGTGCACTGGACAGAGCTTCGGCATCGTAGAAGTACAGGTTGTCATGGCGATGATCCTCGGGAGgttctccttctccctctccccaGATTATGTTCACAAGCCCAAGTATCTCCTTTCCTTGACACCCAAGCTTGGGATGCCTCTCATCGTCAGGAACGTGGATGGCTGA